A single genomic interval of Arctopsyche grandis isolate Sample6627 chromosome 8, ASM5162203v2, whole genome shotgun sequence harbors:
- the LOC143916083 gene encoding cytochrome P450 CYP12A2-like isoform X2 translates to MNRSVNNMFLLVQGRSVLSMTQARFLGTCTINRQLENMSEECPAHAAKPKKDFSDYHCSKEEWDNAKPFSQIPGPVPLPIIGNTWRFLPKIGEYGNMANDITKMFDRLHSDFGEIVKMEKVLGRKTAIHLFDPNDIEKIYKAEGVFPERMLLPSMLYFRKNMRQEIFKHTKGLLTSDGEDWYTFRNKVNTIMMQPKMIKQYVEPVDSIAKEFVTRIQSIRGKDNKLSIDFMTEINKWSLESITYLALNTKLGCLQGELSDDSTPAKMIKITEEVFIYLGKLDVEPNLSKFFATPTFKKAMKAYDDQVSFSQGLIQKAVERIEAKNIGDMSDSEPSVLEKLLKVDKNVAIVMALDMLLAGIDTTSTALMNIFYYLAINQSKQDILRKEIMTLLPDNNSKLTADILNSLPYMKACIKEAARLYPVTAGTMRILTKGTVLKGYQLPKGTDVIFLHMAISISEKHFPRPQEFIPERWLRENIDSDISYKKAHPFCTMHFGFGARSCVGRRFAELELEVALINFMRYFKLKWEGPPPKRGITTINYLKPPFNFTFENVK, encoded by the exons ATGAACAGAAGTGTCAACAATATGTTTCTACTGGTGCAGGGCAGATCAGTGCTTTCGATGACTCAAGCCAG ATTTTTGGGCACATGCACAATAAATCGTCAATTGGAAAACATGAGCGAAGAATGTCCCGCACATGCTGCCAAACCTAAGAAAGATTTTAGCGACTACCACTGTTCAAAAGAAGAGTGGGATAATGCGAAACCATTCAGTCAAATTCCAGGCCCAGTGCCTTTACCTATAATTGGAAACACTTGGAGATTTCTGCCTAAAATTG GCGAATATGGCAATATGGCAAATGACATAACTAAAATGTTTGATAGGTTGCACAGCGATTTTGGAGAAATAGTTAAGATGGAAAAGGTTCTCGGTCGAAAAACTGCAATTCACCTTTTTGATCCAAATGATATTGAAAAG ATTTATAAAGCTGAAGGAGTTTTTCCTGAGAGAATGCTTTTACCAAGCATGTTATACTTCAGGAAGAATATGCGACAAGAAATTTTCAAACACACAAAAGGTCTGTTGACATC TGATGGTGAAGATTGGTATACATTTCGAAATAAAGTCAATACTATAATGATGCAACCGAAAATGATCAAGCAGTATGTTGAGCCAGTTGATAGCATTGCTAAAGAGTTTGTTACtag GATTCAATCGATACGTGGAAAGgataataaattatcaatcGATTTTATGACGGAGATTAACAAATGGTCGTTGGAAAGCATAACATATTTAGCTTTAAATACGAAATTGGGCTGTCTTCAAGGAGAGCTATCTGACGATTCAACACCTGCAAAGATGATTAAAATAACAGAAGAAGTGTTTATATATCTAGGAAAATTAGATGTCGAACCAAATCTCTCAAAATTCTTTGCAACGCCAACTTTTAAAAAGGCTATGAAAGCTTATGATGATCAAGTATC TTTCAGTCAAGGCCTTATTCAGAAAGCAGTTGAAAGAATTGAAGCGAAAAATATTGGAGATATGTCAGATTCAGAGCCCAGTGTTTTAGAAAAACTATTGAAAGTTGATAAAAATGTTGCTATCGTTATGGCTTTAGATATGCTGTTAGCAGGAATTGATacg ACGTCGACTGCAttaatgaacattttttattatcttgcAATAAATCAGTCAAAGCAAGATATTTTGAGAAAGGAAATAATGACACTTTTACCTGATAATAATTCTAAATTGACTGCAGATATTTTAAATTCTCTGCCTTATATGAAAGCGTGTATTAAAGAAGCGGCCAGATTATATCCTGTTACTGCCGGTACGATGAGAATCCTCACCAAGGGTACAGTGCTTAAAGGATATCAACTTCCAAAAGGG aCGGAcgttatatttcttcatatggCAATTTCTATTAGTGAGAAGCATTTCCCTCGTCCGCAAGAGTTTATACCGGAACGTTGGCTCAGAGAAAACATTGATTCAGATATATCGTACAAAAAAGCTCACCCGTTCTGTACAATGCACTTTGGTTTTGGTGCCAGGTCTTGCGTTGGCAGACGTTTCGCAGAATTAGAATTAGAAGTAGCTCTAATTAACTTTATGAGGTATTTTAAACTCAAATGGGAGGGACCGCCACCGAAACGTGGTATAACAACAATCAATTATCTTAAGCCACCATTTAATTTCACTTtcgaaaatgtaaaataa
- the LOC143916083 gene encoding cytochrome P450 CYP12A2-like isoform X1 produces the protein MNRSVNNMFLLVQGRSVLSMTQASRFLGTCTINRQLENMSEECPAHAAKPKKDFSDYHCSKEEWDNAKPFSQIPGPVPLPIIGNTWRFLPKIGEYGNMANDITKMFDRLHSDFGEIVKMEKVLGRKTAIHLFDPNDIEKIYKAEGVFPERMLLPSMLYFRKNMRQEIFKHTKGLLTSDGEDWYTFRNKVNTIMMQPKMIKQYVEPVDSIAKEFVTRIQSIRGKDNKLSIDFMTEINKWSLESITYLALNTKLGCLQGELSDDSTPAKMIKITEEVFIYLGKLDVEPNLSKFFATPTFKKAMKAYDDQVSFSQGLIQKAVERIEAKNIGDMSDSEPSVLEKLLKVDKNVAIVMALDMLLAGIDTTSTALMNIFYYLAINQSKQDILRKEIMTLLPDNNSKLTADILNSLPYMKACIKEAARLYPVTAGTMRILTKGTVLKGYQLPKGTDVIFLHMAISISEKHFPRPQEFIPERWLRENIDSDISYKKAHPFCTMHFGFGARSCVGRRFAELELEVALINFMRYFKLKWEGPPPKRGITTINYLKPPFNFTFENVK, from the exons ATGAACAGAAGTGTCAACAATATGTTTCTACTGGTGCAGGGCAGATCAGTGCTTTCGATGACTCAAGCCAG TAGATTTTTGGGCACATGCACAATAAATCGTCAATTGGAAAACATGAGCGAAGAATGTCCCGCACATGCTGCCAAACCTAAGAAAGATTTTAGCGACTACCACTGTTCAAAAGAAGAGTGGGATAATGCGAAACCATTCAGTCAAATTCCAGGCCCAGTGCCTTTACCTATAATTGGAAACACTTGGAGATTTCTGCCTAAAATTG GCGAATATGGCAATATGGCAAATGACATAACTAAAATGTTTGATAGGTTGCACAGCGATTTTGGAGAAATAGTTAAGATGGAAAAGGTTCTCGGTCGAAAAACTGCAATTCACCTTTTTGATCCAAATGATATTGAAAAG ATTTATAAAGCTGAAGGAGTTTTTCCTGAGAGAATGCTTTTACCAAGCATGTTATACTTCAGGAAGAATATGCGACAAGAAATTTTCAAACACACAAAAGGTCTGTTGACATC TGATGGTGAAGATTGGTATACATTTCGAAATAAAGTCAATACTATAATGATGCAACCGAAAATGATCAAGCAGTATGTTGAGCCAGTTGATAGCATTGCTAAAGAGTTTGTTACtag GATTCAATCGATACGTGGAAAGgataataaattatcaatcGATTTTATGACGGAGATTAACAAATGGTCGTTGGAAAGCATAACATATTTAGCTTTAAATACGAAATTGGGCTGTCTTCAAGGAGAGCTATCTGACGATTCAACACCTGCAAAGATGATTAAAATAACAGAAGAAGTGTTTATATATCTAGGAAAATTAGATGTCGAACCAAATCTCTCAAAATTCTTTGCAACGCCAACTTTTAAAAAGGCTATGAAAGCTTATGATGATCAAGTATC TTTCAGTCAAGGCCTTATTCAGAAAGCAGTTGAAAGAATTGAAGCGAAAAATATTGGAGATATGTCAGATTCAGAGCCCAGTGTTTTAGAAAAACTATTGAAAGTTGATAAAAATGTTGCTATCGTTATGGCTTTAGATATGCTGTTAGCAGGAATTGATacg ACGTCGACTGCAttaatgaacattttttattatcttgcAATAAATCAGTCAAAGCAAGATATTTTGAGAAAGGAAATAATGACACTTTTACCTGATAATAATTCTAAATTGACTGCAGATATTTTAAATTCTCTGCCTTATATGAAAGCGTGTATTAAAGAAGCGGCCAGATTATATCCTGTTACTGCCGGTACGATGAGAATCCTCACCAAGGGTACAGTGCTTAAAGGATATCAACTTCCAAAAGGG aCGGAcgttatatttcttcatatggCAATTTCTATTAGTGAGAAGCATTTCCCTCGTCCGCAAGAGTTTATACCGGAACGTTGGCTCAGAGAAAACATTGATTCAGATATATCGTACAAAAAAGCTCACCCGTTCTGTACAATGCACTTTGGTTTTGGTGCCAGGTCTTGCGTTGGCAGACGTTTCGCAGAATTAGAATTAGAAGTAGCTCTAATTAACTTTATGAGGTATTTTAAACTCAAATGGGAGGGACCGCCACCGAAACGTGGTATAACAACAATCAATTATCTTAAGCCACCATTTAATTTCACTTtcgaaaatgtaaaataa
- the LOC143916083 gene encoding cytochrome P450 CYP12A2-like isoform X3, which yields MSEECPAHAAKPKKDFSDYHCSKEEWDNAKPFSQIPGPVPLPIIGNTWRFLPKIGEYGNMANDITKMFDRLHSDFGEIVKMEKVLGRKTAIHLFDPNDIEKIYKAEGVFPERMLLPSMLYFRKNMRQEIFKHTKGLLTSDGEDWYTFRNKVNTIMMQPKMIKQYVEPVDSIAKEFVTRIQSIRGKDNKLSIDFMTEINKWSLESITYLALNTKLGCLQGELSDDSTPAKMIKITEEVFIYLGKLDVEPNLSKFFATPTFKKAMKAYDDQVSFSQGLIQKAVERIEAKNIGDMSDSEPSVLEKLLKVDKNVAIVMALDMLLAGIDTTSTALMNIFYYLAINQSKQDILRKEIMTLLPDNNSKLTADILNSLPYMKACIKEAARLYPVTAGTMRILTKGTVLKGYQLPKGTDVIFLHMAISISEKHFPRPQEFIPERWLRENIDSDISYKKAHPFCTMHFGFGARSCVGRRFAELELEVALINFMRYFKLKWEGPPPKRGITTINYLKPPFNFTFENVK from the exons ATGAGCGAAGAATGTCCCGCACATGCTGCCAAACCTAAGAAAGATTTTAGCGACTACCACTGTTCAAAAGAAGAGTGGGATAATGCGAAACCATTCAGTCAAATTCCAGGCCCAGTGCCTTTACCTATAATTGGAAACACTTGGAGATTTCTGCCTAAAATTG GCGAATATGGCAATATGGCAAATGACATAACTAAAATGTTTGATAGGTTGCACAGCGATTTTGGAGAAATAGTTAAGATGGAAAAGGTTCTCGGTCGAAAAACTGCAATTCACCTTTTTGATCCAAATGATATTGAAAAG ATTTATAAAGCTGAAGGAGTTTTTCCTGAGAGAATGCTTTTACCAAGCATGTTATACTTCAGGAAGAATATGCGACAAGAAATTTTCAAACACACAAAAGGTCTGTTGACATC TGATGGTGAAGATTGGTATACATTTCGAAATAAAGTCAATACTATAATGATGCAACCGAAAATGATCAAGCAGTATGTTGAGCCAGTTGATAGCATTGCTAAAGAGTTTGTTACtag GATTCAATCGATACGTGGAAAGgataataaattatcaatcGATTTTATGACGGAGATTAACAAATGGTCGTTGGAAAGCATAACATATTTAGCTTTAAATACGAAATTGGGCTGTCTTCAAGGAGAGCTATCTGACGATTCAACACCTGCAAAGATGATTAAAATAACAGAAGAAGTGTTTATATATCTAGGAAAATTAGATGTCGAACCAAATCTCTCAAAATTCTTTGCAACGCCAACTTTTAAAAAGGCTATGAAAGCTTATGATGATCAAGTATC TTTCAGTCAAGGCCTTATTCAGAAAGCAGTTGAAAGAATTGAAGCGAAAAATATTGGAGATATGTCAGATTCAGAGCCCAGTGTTTTAGAAAAACTATTGAAAGTTGATAAAAATGTTGCTATCGTTATGGCTTTAGATATGCTGTTAGCAGGAATTGATacg ACGTCGACTGCAttaatgaacattttttattatcttgcAATAAATCAGTCAAAGCAAGATATTTTGAGAAAGGAAATAATGACACTTTTACCTGATAATAATTCTAAATTGACTGCAGATATTTTAAATTCTCTGCCTTATATGAAAGCGTGTATTAAAGAAGCGGCCAGATTATATCCTGTTACTGCCGGTACGATGAGAATCCTCACCAAGGGTACAGTGCTTAAAGGATATCAACTTCCAAAAGGG aCGGAcgttatatttcttcatatggCAATTTCTATTAGTGAGAAGCATTTCCCTCGTCCGCAAGAGTTTATACCGGAACGTTGGCTCAGAGAAAACATTGATTCAGATATATCGTACAAAAAAGCTCACCCGTTCTGTACAATGCACTTTGGTTTTGGTGCCAGGTCTTGCGTTGGCAGACGTTTCGCAGAATTAGAATTAGAAGTAGCTCTAATTAACTTTATGAGGTATTTTAAACTCAAATGGGAGGGACCGCCACCGAAACGTGGTATAACAACAATCAATTATCTTAAGCCACCATTTAATTTCACTTtcgaaaatgtaaaataa
- the LOC143915553 gene encoding putative cytochrome P450 301a1, mitochondrial, translated as MYRSVNNMFLLVQGRSVLSMSQASRFLGTCIINRQLENTSEECPAHAAKPKKDSSEYHCSKEEWNNAKPFSQIPGPVPLPIIGNTWRFLPKIGEYGNMTNDIAKMFDRLHSDFGEIVKMEKVLGQKTTINLFDPNDIEKIYKAEGVFPERMILPSMLYFRKNMRQDIFKHTKGLLTIDGEDWYTFRNKVNTIMMQPKMIKQYFEPVDSIAKEFVTRIQLIRGKDNKLSMDFMTEINKRSLESIKYLALNTKLGCFQGELSDDSTPAKMIKITEEVLIYIYIYIGKLDVEPIDLIQKAIERIEAKNVGDMSDSEPSVLEKLLKVDKNVAIVMALDMLLAGIDTTSTALMNIFYYLATNQSKQDILRKEIMTLLPDNNSKLTVDILNSLPYMKACIKEAARLYPVTTGTMRILTKGTVLKGYQIPKGTDVVFLHMAISVSEKHFPRPQEFIPERWLRENIDSDISYKKAHPFCTMHFGFGARSCVGRRFAELELEVALINFMRYFKLKWEGPPPKRGITTINYLKPPFNFTFENV; from the exons ATGTACAGAAGTGTCAACAATATGTTTCTACTGGTGCAGGGCAGATCAGTGCTATCGATGAGTCAAGCCAG TAGATTTTTGGGCACATGCATAATAAATCGTCAATTGGAAAACACGAGCGAAGAATGTCCCGCACATGCTGCCAAACCTAAGAAAGATTCTAGCGAATACCATTGTTCAAAAGAAGAGTGGAATAATGCGAAACCATTCAGTCAAATTCCAGGCCCAGTGCCTTTACCTATAATTGGAAACACTTGGAGATTTCTACCTAAAATTG GCGAATATGGCAATATGACAAATGACATAGCTAAAATGTTTGATAGATTGCACAGCGATTTTGGAGAAATAGTTAAGATGGAAAAGGTTCTCGGACAAAAAACTACAATTAACCTTTTCGATCCAAATGATATTGAAAAG ATTTATAAAGCAGAAGGAGTTTTTCCTGAGAGAATGATTTTACCAAGCATGTTATACTTCAGGAAGAATATGCGACAAGATATTTTCAAACACACAAAAGGTCTGTTGACAAT TGATGGTGAAGATTGGTATACATTTCGAAATAAAGTCAATACTATAATGATGCAACCGAAAATGATTAAGCAGTATTTTGAGCCAGTTGATAGCATTGCTAAAGAGTTCGTTACTAG gatTCAATTGATACGTGGAAAGGATAATAAATTATCAATGGATTTTATGACGGAGATTAACAAAAGGTCGTTGGAAAGCATAAAATATTTAGCTTTGAATACAAAATTGGGCTGTTTTCAAGGGGAGCTATCTGACGATTCAACACCTGCAAAGATGATTAAAATAACTGAAGaagtattaatatatatatatatatatataggaaaatTAGATGTTGAACCTA TTGACCTTATTCAGAAAGCGATTGAAAGAATTGAAGCCAAAAATGTTGGCGATATGTCAGATTCAGAACCCAGCGTTTTAGAAAAACTATTGAAAGTTGATAAAAATGTTGCTATCGTTATGGCATTAGATATGTTGCTCGCAGGAATCGATacg ACGTCGACTGCAttaatgaacattttttattatcttgcAACAAATCAGTCAAAGCAAGATATTTTGAGAAAGGAAATAATGACGCTTTTACCTGATAATAATTCTAAATTGACCgtagatattttaaattctcTGCCTTATATGAAAGCGTGTATTAAAGAAGCGGCCAGATTATATCCCGTTACTACTGGTACGATGAGAATCCTCACCAAGGGTACAGTACTTAAAGGATATCAAATTCCAAAAGGG aCTGATGTTGTATTTCTTCATATGGCAATTTCTGTTAGTGAGAAGCATTTCCCTCGTCCGCAAGAGTTTATACCGGAACGTTGGCTCAGAGAAAACATAGATTCAGATATATCGTACAAAAAAGCTCACCCGTTCTGTACAATGCACTTCGGTTTTGGTGCCAGGTCTTGCGTTGGCAGACGTTTCGCAGAATTAGAATTAGAAGTAGCTCTAATTAATTTTATGAGATATTTTAAACTCAAATGGGAGGGACCGCCACCGAAACGTGGTATAACAACAATCAATTATCTTAAGCCACCATTTAATTTCACTTtcgaaaatgtataa